A DNA window from Arachis hypogaea cultivar Tifrunner chromosome 18, arahy.Tifrunner.gnm2.J5K5, whole genome shotgun sequence contains the following coding sequences:
- the LOC112769729 gene encoding uncharacterized protein has product MAPFEALYGRRCRSPVGWFEVGETKLLEPDLVQDAIEKVRLIKKHLLAAQSRQKAYADHRRRNLEFSVGDQVFLRVSPMKGVMRFGKKGTVAYRLALPPDLAMIHPVFHVSMLCKYLHDPSHVLTPQSVKLKEDLSFEEELIAIIDRQVRKLHSKEVASVKVVWKNHSEKEVT; this is encoded by the exons ATGGCACCATTTGAAGCTCTTTATGGAAGGCGATGTAGATCACCAGTCGGATGGTTTGAAGTTGGTGAAACCAAACTGTTGGAACCCGATTTGGTACAAGATGCGATTGAAAAAGTTCGCTTGATCAAGAAACATTTATTAGCAGCTCAAAGTAGACAGAAGGCCTATGCTGATCATAGGAGACGTAACTTAGAATTCTCGGTGGGTGATCAAGTTTTTCTTCGAGTGTCACCTATGAAGGGTGTGATGAGGTTTGGCAAAAAAG GCACAGTGGCGTATCGCTTGGCACTACCACCTGATTTGGCTATGATTCATCCAGTATTCCACGTGTCTATGTTATGTAAATATCTTCATGATCCATCTCATGTACTTACTCCCCAATCAGTGAAATTGAAAGAGGATTTATCATTTGAAGAAGAACTTATTGCTATAATTGATCGACAAGTAAGGAAGTTACATTCTAAAGAAGTAGCCTCTGTAAAAGTAGTCTGGAAGAACCATTCGGAGAAAGAAGTAACCTAG